CGGTTCGGGCTCTCGGCCAACCTCATGTCGCTCGGCGGTCTGGCCATCGCCATCGGCATGCTGGTCGATGCCGCCGTGGTGGTGGTCGAGAATATCGTCACCCAACTAGGCGCACACGGGGGGCGCAGCGGCGCTCGCTTGCCAAGATTGCACCTGATCTACCGCGCCACCCGCGAGGTAGCGCTACCGGTCGCCTCCGGCATCCTGATCATCATCATCGTCTTTCTGCCTCTACTCACGCTCGAGGGACTGGAGGGCAAGCTGTTCGTCCCAGTGGCCCTGACCATCGTCTTCGCACTCAGTAGCTCCCTGCTGCTGTCGCTGACGGTGATCCCGGTGCTTGCCTCCTTCCTGCTTGGACCGGCCGAGCATGGCGAACCATGGCTGGTGCGCCAGCTGCTGGCGCTCTACACCCCAGCGCTGGAGTGGAGCCTGCGCCACCCGCTGCCGGTCATCGGCGTGGCCGTTGCAATGCTGCTCGGGGCCGGGGTGGTTTATACCCAGGTCGGTAAGTCCTTCATGCCGAGCATGGACGAGGGCGATCTGATCGTGCAGCTGGAAAAACTGCCGTCAATCAACCTCAAGGAATCCCTCGCCATCGACCAGCGCGTACAGCGGGCGATTCTCGCCGAGGTGCCGGAGGTGAAAGCGATCATCGCCCGCACCGGCTCCGACGAACTTGGCCTGGACCCGATGGGCTTGAACCAGACCGACAGCTTTCTGGTGCTCGCGCCGATGGACGCATGGCGCATGGACACCAAGGAAGAACTGATGGACGCCATCCGTGCGGTGATGGACCACTTCCCCGGCGTCGACTACGCTTTCACCCAGCCGATTGAAATGCGCGTTTCGGAGATGCTGACCGGTGTGCGCGGCGATCTCGCCGTCAAGCTCTTCGGTCCCAATCAGGATCAGCTCAACAAGACCGCTGAGGAGATCGTCGCAGTGCTGCAAGGCCTCGAAGGCGCCGAGGATGTCTACACGCCACGCAACGAAGGCGCCCAGTATCTGAATCTCCAGATCGACCGTCTCGAGGCTGGTCGTTTAGGACTCGACATCGACGCCTTGGCCGCGCAGCTGCGCGCCGAGATTGAGGGCCTGCCGATCAGTATCGTCTATGGTGAGGGCAAGCGCCGGCCGCTGGTGATTCGCGGCCCAGAGTCGCTGCGCGAGAACCCCAGCCGGCTAGAGGCGCTGCGCATCGCCCTGCCCGATGGCCGCGCGGTATCCCTGACCAACCTGGTCACCATGGAGCGCGGCGAAGGCCCGGTCGCACTCACCCGCGAGCGCGGCAATCGCCTGGCGGTGGCCATCGCCAATGTCTCCGGGCGCGACCTGGTCGGCTTTGTCGAGGAAGCCCGGGCGAAGGTTGCCGAGCAGGTCGATTTGCCGACCGGCTACTGGCTCGAGTGGGGCGGCGAGTTCGAGAATCAACAGCGCGCCGCGGCACGCCTAGCCTTGGTGGTGCCCATCGCCATCGGGCTGATTTTTCTGATCCTGTTTTCCACCTTCCGCTCGGTGACGCAGGCGGTGCTCATCCTGGCCATGGTGCCCTTCGCCATGATCGGTGGCATCGTCGGACTCTTCGTCACCGGCGAGTACATGTCGGTGCCGGCCTCAGTCGGATTTATCGCCCTGCTCGGCATCGCCGTGCTCAATGGCGTGGTGATGCTGACCTATTTCAATCAACTGCGCACCCTTGGTCGCCCCATTGCTGAAGTGGTGGTCGAAGGCGCCAAACGCCGTCTGCGCCCGGTGCTGATGACCGCCACCACCGCCACCTTCGGCCTGGTACCGCTGCTGTTCGCCAGCGGCCCGGGCTCGGAGATCCAGCGCCCGCTAGCCATAGTGGTGATCGGCGGGCTGGTGTCCGCCACCACGCTGACGCTGATCGTACTGCCGATGCTGTATCGGCGCTTTGGGGCGCGCTGAGCGTTGCAAAACCAGAAACCGACCTACCCCTAATCCACAGGCACAACCCGCGATGTCCGATTGCCTCCTATCCCTGATCGTCGCCCCCGAAGCCGAAGACGCCGTCGCCGAATGGCTGCTCGATGACGAGACCATCCCCGGCTTCTCCAGCAGCCCCATCGCCGGGCATGGCTCTTCGGAATCCTCCATGACCCTTGCCGAACAGGTCGCCGGGCGCCGCCAGCGGGTGATGTTCTTCACCCATCTGGAGCAATCCGTCGCCGAGCGGGTGCTCGAGCGCCTGCGCGAGGAACTCCCGGGCGCCGACATCCATTACTGGATGGTGCCAGTGCTAGTGGCGGGGCATTTGGGGTGATTACTTCGTCGCGACCGCGAAGCATTCAGCTCAGCGCATCGCCGACTTCGTCTTGCCCCGTTAGGTGGAGCGCGCAACAAGCTTGAACTCATCAATACGGTCGCGAATTTCCGCAGGTACCTTACCCATTTCACGGATGCGTCGAGCAAGAAAGCCAATGTGTTCGTCGAAGCGCACCGGGCAGGTATGAGAGAGATACTTCAGCGCAGCCTTTCCGTCGAGCATTCTGGTCAGACGTTCCCACCGTTCTCGGGGTGATACGCTCGTTCGATCAAAGCGATCGATCTTTACACGCTCCTGATCCAATGCTGGTCCTGGATTGGGTATCCTCAGCTTGGTTAGGTGCCCAACGAGGTCGGCCTTGAGCTGGCTTCCGCGCTTCAACGGGGTACAGCCAAATCCGGGCTTCGGGGAGGGCTGGTTCGCCGTCGTGGCAGCAACTGTTGCCGCCGATTTATCCTTGAGTTCGTCGGCAAAGGCGAGACAGGCGTTGACCATGGCGTCGCCGGTTTGGCTTGATTTCAGTTCATGGTCGTTCGCCACTTCCGCCATCGCATCCGGATCAAGCAGATAGTTTTCCAACTCCCAGCGCAACAGCACCCTGATGCTGTCTCCATGAGGCCGCGCCGCCAGAAACGCCTCGTCAGCTTCCTGCCACCAGAGCACCCAGTTGTGCATGCCGAGCAGCAGGTCTCGATCGACCAGGCCGAATGCCGCTACCCCATCGGCCCGCGCTCCCGCGACCAAAGCAATGACGGCCTCGCAGCCTCCGCCGCCGGTGTCAGGCTCGTGACGGTCGGCTGGCTCGAACAGTACATCGGCACCTTCATCAAAGAACCAGCGTTTGGCGATGATCTCGTAATCGTCTTCCGATTCAAGAAAGACCACCGCGCCGCCGCGCTGCTTCCACAATAGGCGCTCCGGCGCCTTGACCTTCTTGAATGCACTCATCTTCCTATCTCTTCTGAACGCAGGCCAGGCTCGATGATCCAGCCACCCTTGATGAGATCCGGCTCGGCAATGTCGACCGGAAAGGCTTCCAGAATTTCCACCGAATGGGTTGCGGCGATGACCGTCGTACCCCGGTGCCGACGAACCTGCGCCTTCATCAGATTGAGCGCCTTATGCTGCCAGCGGACATGCAGATGGACATCGAGTTCGTCCACAAGCACCCAAGTGTTGCGAGTGCTATGAGCGCCAATGCGCAAGAATAGCTGGGCTAGGTTTTTCTCCCCGCTGGAAAGCCGATCCAATCGATGGGTCTGTTCCGAGCTGTGGACGATAGCCTCGGGCGGTACCCGCCGGATCTTGGTGTCGAGAAACCTATCCGGGGACTTGTCGAAGACGGTCTCGTTGACTGTCTTCACCGCGGCTTCAAAGCTGCCATCGCTTAACCAGGCGAGCCAGACGAGCAGGTTATCCAGAGACGCGGTCCAGTGCGTGCCATGCGGGGCAAACTCATGTGCCGTGCGATAGGCCCAATGCTCCGGCTGGATGATTGCCCGTTCGGTGGCATCTTGGAGACGTGGGATGTCGCGATAGGCCGAGAAATACAGAGCGGTCGGCAGGCTGAGCGTGGCGTTGGCGAAGGCACCGGGCGTCAGGCCGCTGGAATCGTCGAGGGTGCGCCGGAGATCCTGCACCAGGTCGTCCTGACGATCGATCTCTACCAGTCGACCTGGAGCCCGCTGGCGGAAGCCGGTCCGATGCCATGCTTGCGCTCCGTATTGCTTCAGTAACTCGTCGTCCCATACCTTCAAAAAGGTCTCTTCTCCGAGATTTCCGGCGACCATGGACAGCACGATCCTGTGGTCTCGCCCCTGCCAAAAGAGCCGAGTCAGCACGTCGAGTTGGACTCGTCCCTTCCCGTCGTCCAGGTCCTCGTGACCAAAGTGCTGGGGACTCAGCGTTCCAAGCTGGCGCATCAGCAAGGCGAAGCACTCCAGCACCGTTGTCTTGCCCTGCCCGTTCTCGGACATCAGCAGAAAGACATTGCATGGGCGGTCTTGGTCGTCGGTGAAATCGATCTCGTAGGGCGAACCCTGAAATGGACCGACGCGGTCCAGCGTCAGCCAAAGGGGTTGGAACTCGTAGACGGTCATGTCGCTCATCGCTGTTCACCGCGGACGTGCCTTAGGCACTGTTTGATGTCATCGCCGGTGACAAGCACCCCATGGGCACGGCGCAGCGGCACCCCAGCGCGCGGCCGCAACAGCATGTCGCCGGCTCCAAGGAGCTTTTCCGCACCGACCTCATCGAGGATGATCTTGGATTCGGCCGCAGTGCGCACGGACAGCGCAATTCGTGCCGGGACGTTGCTGCGGAGCAGACCGGTGAAGGTCTCCGCGTCTGGGCGTTGTGTCGCGAGCAGCAGATGGATGCCGACCGCACGGGCCTTCTGTGCCAAGCGCACCAGTGGCGTTTCGGCCTCGCGCGACTGGAACAGCAAGTCCGCCAACTCCTCGACCACGACGACGATATAGGGTAGGTCCATTCGGCCTTGAGCCCGGCCTTGGGCCAGGTTCGAGACACCTTGCTCACGCAGCAGACCGGTGCGCCGCTCCATCTCGCCGACCAAATCATCAAGGGTGTCCAATGCTTCCCCCATATCCTCCAGCACATGCCCGTCGCGCAGGTGCGGCAGCCCGGTGTACTGGCCGAGTTCGACGCGCTTTGGATCGATCATGACCAAATGGAGGTCTTTGGGTTCCAGACGCCACAGCAGCGACAACAGCAGCGCATGCAAGCACACACTCTTGCCGCTGCCGGTGGTCCCGCCCAGCAGCAGATGCGGCGCCTCGGCCAAATCGAACGCCACCGGGGCACCCAGCACGTCCACCCCCGGCCAGACCGTGAGTAGCGGTAGATCCTCTGCCGTGCGCGCCCAGTCACGCAGGCGCGCACCGGGTACGCTTTGCCAGGTCTCGCGCGGTCTGGGCACATCCAGAGCCAGCACCCGAGCCTCGCGTTCGCGCTCTTCGTCCTCTTGCAGCAAGATGCCCTGCCGCGTCGACAGGCCCAGGTAAAGCCCGAGTTTCTCGAGTCCACGCTTGACCCGGTCGTAGTGATTGACGTCGTCCAGATAGACACGGTAGCGGCTGATGCGCGGCCCTTCGTCGACACCACGAATCTGGGCGATGACGCCGATCTCGCGCAGTCCGGCAAGTATCTCCTGTGCTCGATCCACCCGTGCTGGAGCCGGTGACGCTGCCACGAACAGGTCTTGATACAAATAACTGGCGAAATCGTGCCCCGGTCGCCAGCTGGTTCTAATCTCGCGGAGACCGCGGCGCACATGACGCTGTAGATAGCGCTTGTAGCGTGGTTCGGCCTCCTCGTCCTGGAACATATCCTCGCCGTGGTAGATACTCAGCAGCGCGCGGATGGCGAGGTCGTAGTCCTGTCGGCCACGCTCGTCCGCAGCGAGACCGCTGCCGGTCACACGCGTCAGCCAGTATTCGCCACCGCTGGGGCCGAGGGTGCTGCCATCCAAATCCTCCGGCGGCGGTGTCGGTATTTGCAGAGAGCGTGCCAGCGCGATACGGAGCACACGCAACTTCGGGGCATTTGGCGTGCCGAGCCCATGGGACAGCACATCATTGATGGTCTGCTCGTCGGCCGCGTCGGTATATATGTCTGGCATCGCTTATACCCCGGCAGCCAGTTCGGCGACGTCAACAGCCACAGGAACAGTGTGCTCCCCATCGGGGTTGGTCAGCCGAAAAGCAGCGTACACATGCTCCGCTACGAGTCCAAGCTTGCGGGCATCCAATTCCGAATCGGTCGGTAACACGATGACCTGGTCGGCGGCATTCGGATAGTACTGCGTGAGAATCGCCTTCTGATTCCCGGCATCAATACGGGCCAAGGGGGTATCGATGATCACGGGAACCTGCTTGCCGGATGCCTCGCTCAGCGCCCAGAGGAGGGCTGTGGCCATCAGCTGCTTCATGCCAGCGGAAAGGGCGCCCATTGCGATTGGGTGGCCATCGCGATCAAGGTAATGCAGGCCGAATTCGTCATCGACTTCGATCTTATCGATCAGATGGTGCGATGTCATCAAGAGCCTGAAGTGGCGGTTGATGGCGTTCTCCAGTGCTTCCCGCTGCTCCTTCTTGCGCTGATCCTTCAGCTTGCTGAACAGACTCCCGAGTCGCCGAGCCAGGTAAATCTTGTCTTTCGCAATTCCGCCTGCTTGGACAACGCTTTGTATCTCCGTGATCATTTTCTTGGTCTCATCGAGCTTGCGCTGCTTTTGGCCGAATTCGTTCTCCAGCGCGCCGATGCGCTGTTGCTTGTCGGTCAATGCCCGCTCCAACTGATCGCGTTCTTCGACGTAGCGCTCAAATTGCTTACGTTCCTCGTCCGATAGTGAGCCGACATTCAGCAGGTCCGTCTCCAGTTTCCGCAGCTCGGCCGTCTGCTGTTGCAGCCTCCGTAAGGCTTCGGCGCGCAACGTGCGCAGACCTTCCGCTTCCGCGTAGGGGGCGAGCTGATCGCGTGCACGCGCACCGGCTTGCGGGTCCGGTGCGAAGTTTGGGTCCATCACCGAACCAGCGTCGGTCATGTCCTTTTCCAGCAAGCGGACGAGTTTGTATTGGTAGAAGGCGCGCTGACCTTCGCGGATATCGGGATCGGGCCGGTCTGGGCCGTCAAATAGACGCTCGGGCAGCGTCCGCGTCAGCGTCTCCAGCACTCGGCTGCGGGCACCGGCGTCGCTGCGCAGCACCTGATCCAGGCGGTCGATCGCTCGGCGCACCAGGCTGGGATTAGCCAAGAGCACGACATCGCGGGGCAGCTCCGCAGAGAGCCGCTCGCGCCCATCGGCAAACTCGGCCTGAATCCGTCTGAGGGCTTGCTTCAGCTCGTTCTCGTCATGACGATGCACGTAGGCGCTGACACCCTCGATACGCCGACGGACGCGACGCAGCTCCTCCTGATCGTCCTCGACCTCTTGCTCCAGTATGGCCTGGGTGTCTTCCAGCGCTCTCAGCTCCTCCGAGAGGGCTCGTGCGCTGCCCTCCAGACGTTGCAGCTCGGCCTTGGCCTCGGGCTTCAACTCGTTGCGTTGCCAGCCATTGACGGATTGCTTCAGGGCCTCCCGCAGGGCGTCGATCGCACCGATACCGAGGATGCGCTCCATCTCGCGTTGTTGCGTGTCGCGGTTGGCCTCGGCCAGGGCCTGGATCTGCTCACCGTCGAAGAAGAAAAAGTCGACATAGTCCGGAGGCAATCGGCGGTCCAGAAACTCCTGGGCCGCCTCGTCGTCGAAGCGGGCCTCGCCGGCCTGCACCGCCAACTGCTCTTGCCAGGTGTCGCCTTCGATGGTCCAACTGCGCTCCGCCCTGACCATTTGCCCGTTCTCCGTCCAGCGCAGTTCCACAGCGCAGCGCGTCTCTCCGTCTATGCGGGCGCGTCGGTTCATGATTCCCCACCAGTCGTCACCTGCCCCAAGTACATACTGCTGAACGGTGGGCATACGCTTGCGCTGAACTGCTCGCCGCAGGGGTTCGTTGCATGCGCCGGTGAACAAGAGCTTCAGCGCGTTCAGCAGGCTGGTCTTGCCGAATCCGTTTTGGCCCATTATCAGGCAGATGTTACGCCCCGGTCCCGGTTGGCCGAGCTCGAAACGCTGCGGACCGCAGTAGGAGAACAGGTTGGTGAGCTGAATCCGCTCGATGATCATGCAGTCGGGTCCGCGCGCTCGGCCTGCCGGACGGCGTTGCCGATGACCTTTTCCACATCATCGAGCAACTGCCGGCGGCTGGCGGGAGTATCCAGGGTCGGGTAGCGCTCGCTGACCAGCCGATACAGCTCAGTAGCCCAGATGGATTGCACCCCGAACACGGGTGCCAATTGTTCGATCAGCGCTAGGTCGGTTGCATGGTCTTCCGGTGTCGTTGGCAAAGCGGCAACCTCCCGTCCAGCGGCGCGCGCGAGACCCAGCGCGCTCTCGTTGGCATCAAAGTCTTTTGTCCACTGCTGTTGGATGTAGGCCAGCTCCGCGTCGCTGATTAACGGCCGCCCGACGCGCCTTTCCAATTCCAGCAGGCGTTGCAGTATGGTCTTACGAGTCTCCGAGCGAAACGGGCCCGGTCCGACGCGGTTATCGCGGCGAAGGCCGTCGCGTTGTTCGTGGTCATCGCGGATCAACTTCAGCCAGTTGCGAAACTCGTTCAGCGGTTCCATCCAGGTCTCGCCCGAGTCGATGAAGCCGCGCATGGAACGGTCTTCCTTTACCACGGTGCAGGTCCAGCAGCCGAAACGGCTGCCGCCGCAAGAAGGCGTACCGAGGTCCAACACGACCGGGCATTCGCCGCCACTCGCCTGGCGATACAGGTTGAGCATGAAGTCGTGGCTGCCGCCCCAGGGAGGAGGATTATGCGAAAACAGATACTCCCAAACCGCATCAGTACTCCAGTCCGCAATGGGTGTCATCACCAGCGCGTTGGGTATCTCGTGATGTGGGTTTAGGCCGCGCGCATTGGATTGTCGCGCCTCCATGCGTTGCGCCCGCCCGCTGCTCTCGTCCAGTCTTGTGCCCAGTAGCAACACGACGCTGCCGTGATCGCTTACGACATCGTCGATCACTGCGCGCGATGGCTTGATTTTCATTTTTGTCGTGCACCAACGGAACCAGCGCGTCGGTGCCGGATAGCCCTTGCCGATCAGATTGCCCCAGAAACTCTGTTCGGGAAACGGCTGCACTCGGTGCACGGTAACAGATATTCCGTGGGCGCTAGCGTGGGCGTCAAGCAGCGTTAGCCGTTCGGCGAGGTAATCCTCGACGTTTGGTGCTTCAACGCGGGTATCGGCGGCGACGACGTGGATTGGCTTGTTGGCCCCACGACCGAGTTCAAGCAATAATTCGTAGACCAGTTGAAGCACCAGCGTCGAGTCTTTACCGCCCGAGTAAGCGACAACCCAAGGACGCTGATCCGCGAGATAATGGTCACGAAGATTCCTCATCGTAACTTGTGCGCAGCTTTCCGTTGAAACAGAGCTTTCCTTCATTAACGATGAGCAGCCCATTGGCGACCGATTGTTCTCCCAATTAGCAGCGACACGCTCGACGAAATCGTGTTCCATCAGGCTTGGACGACCCCGTACCCGTGGAACAATACCACACATCGGCGCAGAGGTTGAGCAAATAAGGCTACCACAATCCACGTCTTAGGATTATTGTCGATTATGGAGCCTAGTGGACCAGCAAGCGGGGGTCAAGGTTAGGGTGAGCCCGCATCCAAGTCCGCCAATGTTCCAAAGCCAGACCTCGTGGGAACTTTGCCGGCCCCATATCCGTCACCGGGTAGCACTGACACCGATGACATGGCATTCAGGCTATTCGCCACAGCGAGCCTTGTCTGGTACGACGGTTGGGGCAAGAATTAGTCGGCTTTGTTGAGGAAGCGCCCACGCAAGTGGCTGCCGAGGTCGAGCTGCGGACCGGCTACTGGCTCGAGTGGGGCGGCGAGTTCGAGAATCAGCAGCGCGCTGCGGCACGCCTAGCCTTGGTGGTGCCCATCGCCATCGGGCTGATTTTTCTGATCCTGTTTTCCACCTTCCGCTCGGTGACCCAGGCGGTGCTCATCCTGGCCATGGTGCCCTTCGCCATGATCGGTGGCATCGTCGGACTCTTCGTCACCGGCGAGTACATGTCGGTGCCGGCCTCAGTCGGATTTATCGCCCTGCTCGGCATCGCCGTGCTCAATGGCGTGGTGATGCTGACCTATTTCAATCAACTGCGCACCCTTGGTCGCCCCATTGCTGAAGTGGTGGTCGAAGGCGCCAAACGCCGTCTGCGCCCGGTGCTGATGACCGCCACCACCGCCACCTTCGGCCTGGTACCGCTGCTGTTCGCCAGCGGCCCGGGCTCGGAGATCCAGCGCCCGCTAGCCATAGTGGTGATCGGCGGGCTGGTGTCCGCCACCACGCTGACGCTGATCGTACTGCCGATGCTGTATCGGCGCTTTGGGGCGCGCTGAGCGTTGCAAAACCAGAAACCGACCTACCCCTAATCCACAGGCACAACCCGCGATGTCCGATTGCCTCCTATCCCTGATCGTCGCCCCCGAAGCCGAAGACGCCGTCGCCGAATGGCTGCTCGATGACGAGACCATCCCCGGCTTCTCCAGCAGCCCCATCGCCGGGCATGGCTCTTCGGAATCCTCCATGACCCTTGCCGAACAGGTCGCCGGGCGCCGCCAGCGGGTGATGTTCTTCACCCATCTGGAGCAATCCGTCGCCGAGCGGGTGCTCGAGCGCCTGCGCGAGGAACTCCCGGGCGCCGACATCCATTACTGGATGGTGCCAGTGCTGGTGGCGGGTCATCTGGGGTGATCAATCGGTCGCCAGCGCGCGATGACCAGCGCCGCTGCTCAGCCAGTCTTTCATCGCCGATAAGGCTAGCAGGTTGAATTTGATCTTCTCGGCTCCATCAAGCCTCAGATAGGTTTGCATCACCCATCATAGGAGGTCGGAATGAATTGGAAAGAACAACTTGATAAGGCCGTCGCCACTGTCAGGGACGCGGCCGAAAGCGACCGGGCGCGCCAGATTGCCGATCAGGCTAAAGCGACGGCGAGTTCCCTGCTCGACCGGGCCAAGGCCGGCGCCATCGGCGCGGCCCAGACCTTTGTCGAGGCAAACCGTGATCCGTCCGCGCTTGAGGTGAAATTCCTGCACGCCCAGCTCACGGTGGTCTCGCCCGCCGATGGTTTGACCATCACTCGCCCCCAGGAAGGCTCCCTGGTCATCGACGACGGGCAGGGTAACGGGCTAGTTGTTAATGCCGCCGCTGATCCTGCCTTTATCGTCGATCGCATCGGCCAAGTGACCCAGATCAGCGGAAACACCTACGATCTTGGCGCCGAGGACAGTGTCAACCTTGTCGTCACCAAGTTCTGACAAGAGCGCGCGGCCTCTCGGGTCGGGGCCGCTCATGTTCCATGCAGGCATTAGGGAACCCGGCCGCGGCCAGAAGTGGCAGCTCGGTTCGCATGGTTGAAGACGCAATCGCCGTCAATCCAGCCCCCGGATGCGGGCAGGTTATCGGGTCGCGCGGCGGCGGCGTTCAAGCATTACCAGTCCAATGCCGCCGAGCACGGCGGCAGAGGCAATCAGCAGGCGCAATGTCATCGGCTCGCGGAGCAGGACGACCCCACCGATGGCGACAATGACCGGCACGCTGAGCTGAACCGTCGCGGCACTGAAGGCGGGCAAGTGCGGCATGATGCTGTACCAGAGCGCATAACCAAGCGCGGAGGTGACAGCGCCAGACGTGACCGCGTACCCAACACCAATGGGATCGAGCGATCTTTCAGTGAACAGTAACAGACTCAGTAACAAGGTAATCGGCACAGTGCGCGCGAAGTTACCGGCAGTGACCCGGGTCGGATCACCAGCACCCTTGCCGCGCACAGAGTAGACTCCCCAACCGATGCCGGCGCCGATCATCATCATTGCGCC
Above is a genomic segment from Thiorhodovibrio litoralis containing:
- a CDS encoding efflux RND transporter permease subunit, with the protein product MLARLIQFALTQRLLMLLAVALLIGLGWQAMRQTPIDAFPDVSTTQVKIIVKAPGMTPEEVESRITSRIEVEMLGIPHQTMLRAIAKYGLTDITIDFAEGTDIYWARQQVAERLNAVWSELPDGAEGGIAPMTTPLGEMFMFSIDGGGLSLAERRDLLDWTIRPALRSVSGVADVNALGGFVTTFEVVPDNGRMASRGVSMDDLKTAVTANNRNDGAGRLDEGEESLLVRSQGAIQTLEDLGGIVVGGDNAQPVRVADVADVRLSALTRYGAVTKDGSGETVEGLVLGLRGANARTLVQGVRAKLDELKPGLPDGVEIQVFYDRGVLVDKAVHTVSKALIEAIVLVLVLLVLFLGDLRAALTVALILPLAALATFILMNRFGLSANLMSLGGLAIAIGMLVDAAVVVVENIVTQLGAHGGRSGARLPRLHLIYRATREVALPVASGILIIIIVFLPLLTLEGLEGKLFVPVALTIVFALSSSLLLSLTVIPVLASFLLGPAEHGEPWLVRQLLALYTPALEWSLRHPLPVIGVAVAMLLGAGVVYTQVGKSFMPSMDEGDLIVQLEKLPSINLKESLAIDQRVQRAILAEVPEVKAIIARTGSDELGLDPMGLNQTDSFLVLAPMDAWRMDTKEELMDAIRAVMDHFPGVDYAFTQPIEMRVSEMLTGVRGDLAVKLFGPNQDQLNKTAEEIVAVLQGLEGAEDVYTPRNEGAQYLNLQIDRLEAGRLGLDIDALAAQLRAEIEGLPISIVYGEGKRRPLVIRGPESLRENPSRLEALRIALPDGRAVSLTNLVTMERGEGPVALTRERGNRLAVAIANVSGRDLVGFVEEARAKVAEQVDLPTGYWLEWGGEFENQQRAAARLALVVPIAIGLIFLILFSTFRSVTQAVLILAMVPFAMIGGIVGLFVTGEYMSVPASVGFIALLGIAVLNGVVMLTYFNQLRTLGRPIAEVVVEGAKRRLRPVLMTATTATFGLVPLLFASGPGSEIQRPLAIVVIGGLVSATTLTLIVLPMLYRRFGAR
- a CDS encoding DUF3240 family protein, producing MSDCLLSLIVAPEAEDAVAEWLLDDETIPGFSSSPIAGHGSSESSMTLAEQVAGRRQRVMFFTHLEQSVAERVLERLREELPGADIHYWMVPVLVAGHLG
- a CDS encoding AAA family ATPase, whose translation is MSDMTVYEFQPLWLTLDRVGPFQGSPYEIDFTDDQDRPCNVFLLMSENGQGKTTVLECFALLMRQLGTLSPQHFGHEDLDDGKGRVQLDVLTRLFWQGRDHRIVLSMVAGNLGEETFLKVWDDELLKQYGAQAWHRTGFRQRAPGRLVEIDRQDDLVQDLRRTLDDSSGLTPGAFANATLSLPTALYFSAYRDIPRLQDATERAIIQPEHWAYRTAHEFAPHGTHWTASLDNLLVWLAWLSDGSFEAAVKTVNETVFDKSPDRFLDTKIRRVPPEAIVHSSEQTHRLDRLSSGEKNLAQLFLRIGAHSTRNTWVLVDELDVHLHVRWQHKALNLMKAQVRRHRGTTVIAATHSVEILEAFPVDIAEPDLIKGGWIIEPGLRSEEIGR
- a CDS encoding FtsK/SpoIIIE domain-containing protein, with amino-acid sequence MPDIYTDAADEQTINDVLSHGLGTPNAPKLRVLRIALARSLQIPTPPPEDLDGSTLGPSGGEYWLTRVTGSGLAADERGRQDYDLAIRALLSIYHGEDMFQDEEAEPRYKRYLQRHVRRGLREIRTSWRPGHDFASYLYQDLFVAASPAPARVDRAQEILAGLREIGVIAQIRGVDEGPRISRYRVYLDDVNHYDRVKRGLEKLGLYLGLSTRQGILLQEDEEREREARVLALDVPRPRETWQSVPGARLRDWARTAEDLPLLTVWPGVDVLGAPVAFDLAEAPHLLLGGTTGSGKSVCLHALLLSLLWRLEPKDLHLVMIDPKRVELGQYTGLPHLRDGHVLEDMGEALDTLDDLVGEMERRTGLLREQGVSNLAQGRAQGRMDLPYIVVVVEELADLLFQSREAETPLVRLAQKARAVGIHLLLATQRPDAETFTGLLRSNVPARIALSVRTAAESKIILDEVGAEKLLGAGDMLLRPRAGVPLRRAHGVLVTGDDIKQCLRHVRGEQR
- the dndD gene encoding DNA sulfur modification protein DndD, with amino-acid sequence MIIERIQLTNLFSYCGPQRFELGQPGPGRNICLIMGQNGFGKTSLLNALKLLFTGACNEPLRRAVQRKRMPTVQQYVLGAGDDWWGIMNRRARIDGETRCAVELRWTENGQMVRAERSWTIEGDTWQEQLAVQAGEARFDDEAAQEFLDRRLPPDYVDFFFFDGEQIQALAEANRDTQQREMERILGIGAIDALREALKQSVNGWQRNELKPEAKAELQRLEGSARALSEELRALEDTQAILEQEVEDDQEELRRVRRRIEGVSAYVHRHDENELKQALRRIQAEFADGRERLSAELPRDVVLLANPSLVRRAIDRLDQVLRSDAGARSRVLETLTRTLPERLFDGPDRPDPDIREGQRAFYQYKLVRLLEKDMTDAGSVMDPNFAPDPQAGARARDQLAPYAEAEGLRTLRAEALRRLQQQTAELRKLETDLLNVGSLSDEERKQFERYVEERDQLERALTDKQQRIGALENEFGQKQRKLDETKKMITEIQSVVQAGGIAKDKIYLARRLGSLFSKLKDQRKKEQREALENAINRHFRLLMTSHHLIDKIEVDDEFGLHYLDRDGHPIAMGALSAGMKQLMATALLWALSEASGKQVPVIIDTPLARIDAGNQKAILTQYYPNAADQVIVLPTDSELDARKLGLVAEHVYAAFRLTNPDGEHTVPVAVDVAELAAGV
- the dndC gene encoding DNA phosphorothioation system sulfurtransferase DndC yields the protein MRNLRDHYLADQRPWVVAYSGGKDSTLVLQLVYELLLELGRGANKPIHVVAADTRVEAPNVEDYLAERLTLLDAHASAHGISVTVHRVQPFPEQSFWGNLIGKGYPAPTRWFRWCTTKMKIKPSRAVIDDVVSDHGSVVLLLGTRLDESSGRAQRMEARQSNARGLNPHHEIPNALVMTPIADWSTDAVWEYLFSHNPPPWGGSHDFMLNLYRQASGGECPVVLDLGTPSCGGSRFGCWTCTVVKEDRSMRGFIDSGETWMEPLNEFRNWLKLIRDDHEQRDGLRRDNRVGPGPFRSETRKTILQRLLELERRVGRPLISDAELAYIQQQWTKDFDANESALGLARAAGREVAALPTTPEDHATDLALIEQLAPVFGVQSIWATELYRLVSERYPTLDTPASRRQLLDDVEKVIGNAVRQAERADPTA
- a CDS encoding DUF3240 family protein, producing MSDCLLSLIVAPEAEDAVAEWLLDDETIPGFSSSPIAGHGSSESSMTLAEQVAGRRQRVMFFTHLEQSVAERVLERLREELPGADIHYWMVPVLVAGHLG